The following are from one region of the Arcobacter defluvii genome:
- the serB gene encoding phosphoserine phosphatase SerB, translating into MKLAVFDFDSTLMDGETIDFLAVELGIGEQVKKITEEAMSGRLDFFESLTTRVALLKGMDYKKVVDICANLPLMPGSYELVPELQKMGYKVVCFSGGFRLGTSPAREKLGLDADFSNVLHEKNGILTGLVGGDMMFGYSKGDMLQRIQSLMGITRAETLVCGDGANDLSMFAHADTRVAFCAREILKKEANVIVDTKDLTKILDYIK; encoded by the coding sequence ATGAAATTAGCTGTTTTTGATTTTGATTCAACTTTAATGGATGGGGAAACTATTGATTTTTTAGCAGTTGAATTAGGAATAGGTGAGCAAGTAAAAAAGATTACAGAAGAAGCAATGAGTGGAAGACTTGATTTTTTTGAATCTTTAACAACAAGAGTTGCTTTATTAAAAGGAATGGATTATAAAAAAGTTGTAGATATTTGTGCAAATCTTCCTTTAATGCCAGGCTCATATGAACTTGTACCAGAACTTCAAAAAATGGGATACAAAGTAGTGTGTTTTTCTGGTGGATTTAGACTTGGTACATCTCCAGCACGTGAAAAATTAGGTTTAGATGCAGATTTTTCAAATGTTTTACACGAAAAAAATGGCATTTTGACTGGACTTGTTGGTGGAGATATGATGTTTGGTTATTCAAAAGGTGATATGTTACAAAGAATCCAATCTTTAATGGGAATAACAAGAGCTGAAACTTTAGTTTGTGGTGATGGTGCAAATGATTTAAGTATGTTTGCACATGCGGATACAAGAGTTGCTTTTTGTGCAAGAGAGATACTTAAAAAAGAAGCAAATGTTATTGTAGATACAAAAGATTTAACAAAAATTCTAGATTATATAAAATAG
- a CDS encoding transaldolase — protein MSLKEDINYSLWCDFIERDFLENRFKEIIKKGIIQGATSNPAIFESSITNSVAYKQQLDMLQANNAKTIYEELALTDIKRAAFLLDELHKKDADDGFISIEVDPLLCDDAAGTIEEGVRLYTSINADNVMIKVPATEAGYIAMRELTSRGINVNATLIFSPEQAIKCAQALDEGIKDSNKDIKAVISVFVSRFDRMMDADLILKGLQASKLGIINATKCYYEVNKFGNSNIRTLFASTGVKGNELSPSYYIDNLIYPNSVNTAPLATIEDWLTDGSKEPTPIMSEVDCDKYFELLKSKGIKMQSIYDKLLNDGLEAFKVSFRDLLSKLIN, from the coding sequence ATGAGTTTAAAAGAAGATATTAATTACTCTTTATGGTGTGATTTTATTGAAAGAGATTTTTTAGAAAATAGATTTAAAGAGATTATTAAAAAAGGGATTATTCAAGGTGCTACTTCAAATCCAGCTATTTTTGAATCATCAATCACAAACTCTGTTGCATACAAACAACAACTTGATATGTTACAAGCAAATAATGCAAAAACAATTTATGAAGAGCTTGCTTTAACTGATATTAAAAGAGCAGCTTTTTTACTTGATGAATTACACAAAAAAGATGCAGATGATGGATTTATTTCTATAGAAGTTGACCCACTTTTATGTGATGATGCTGCTGGTACTATTGAAGAAGGAGTAAGATTATATACTTCAATTAATGCAGATAATGTAATGATAAAAGTTCCTGCAACAGAAGCTGGATATATAGCAATGAGGGAATTAACTTCAAGAGGAATAAATGTAAATGCAACATTGATTTTTTCACCTGAACAAGCAATTAAATGTGCACAAGCTTTAGATGAAGGAATAAAAGATTCAAATAAAGATATAAAAGCTGTTATTTCAGTATTTGTTTCAAGATTTGACAGAATGATGGATGCTGATTTGATTTTAAAAGGTTTACAAGCTTCGAAATTAGGGATTATCAATGCAACAAAATGTTACTATGAAGTAAATAAATTTGGAAACTCAAATATTAGAACATTATTTGCAAGTACAGGTGTAAAAGGGAATGAATTAAGTCCTAGTTATTATATTGATAATTTAATTTATCCAAACTCAGTAAATACAGCACCACTAGCAACAATAGAAGATTGGTTAACTGATGGTTCAAAAGAACCAACACCAATTATGAGTGAAGTTGATTGTGATAAATATTTTGAACTTTTAAAATCAAAAGGAATCAAAATGCAATCAATTTATGATAAGCTATTAAATGATGGTTTAGAAGCATTTAAAGTTTCATTTAGAGATTTGCTTTCAAAATTAATAAATTAA
- a CDS encoding class II 3-deoxy-7-phosphoheptulonate synthase, with protein sequence MNIWTPNSWRDFPIKQQPTYNDLEKLAKVESELASYPPLIFAGEALNLKKQLADVVNGKAFLLQGGDCAESFTSFNAANIKDLFKVMMQMAVVLTFSGGCPVVKVGRVAGQFAKPRSADFEEIEGVSLPSYRGDIVNDIAFTEKARNPRAKKLLKAYNQSAATMNLLRAFSRGGMADLNQVHIWNLDFVKDNYLGAKYEELANKISESLTFMKACGITSENTPQLNQTTLFTSHEALLLNYEQALTRKDSITGDWFNCAAHMLWIGDRTRDLKDAHIEYFRGIKNPIGCKVGPSMKEDELIQLIDTLNPTNEAGRLNLIVRMGANKVGDFFPKLLQRVKAEGKNVLWSSDPMHGNTIKADNGYKTRDFEAILSEVKQFFQIHKAEGTYAGGIHLEMTGQNVTECTGSASSAVTQESLSSRYHTQCDPRLNADQALELSFMIADTLKEARKDLA encoded by the coding sequence ATGAATATTTGGACTCCAAATAGCTGGAGAGATTTTCCTATAAAACAGCAACCAACATATAATGATTTAGAAAAACTTGCAAAAGTAGAATCAGAACTTGCATCTTATCCTCCTTTAATTTTTGCAGGAGAAGCACTGAATTTAAAAAAACAATTAGCTGATGTTGTAAATGGTAAAGCTTTTTTACTTCAAGGTGGAGATTGTGCAGAATCATTTACATCATTTAATGCTGCAAATATAAAAGATTTATTTAAAGTAATGATGCAAATGGCAGTTGTTTTAACTTTTTCTGGTGGTTGTCCAGTTGTAAAAGTAGGACGAGTTGCAGGTCAATTTGCAAAACCAAGAAGTGCTGATTTTGAAGAAATAGAAGGGGTAAGCTTACCTTCATATAGAGGTGATATTGTAAATGATATTGCATTTACTGAAAAAGCAAGAAATCCAAGAGCTAAAAAATTATTAAAAGCATATAATCAAAGTGCAGCAACAATGAACCTTTTAAGAGCATTTTCAAGAGGTGGAATGGCTGATTTAAATCAAGTTCATATATGGAATTTAGATTTTGTAAAAGATAATTATTTAGGTGCAAAGTATGAAGAACTTGCAAATAAAATTAGTGAAAGTTTAACATTTATGAAAGCTTGTGGAATTACAAGTGAAAATACACCTCAATTAAATCAAACAACACTATTTACTTCACATGAAGCACTATTGTTAAATTATGAGCAAGCACTAACTAGAAAAGATTCAATCACTGGTGATTGGTTTAACTGTGCTGCTCATATGTTATGGATTGGTGATAGAACAAGAGATTTAAAAGATGCTCATATTGAATATTTTAGAGGAATTAAAAATCCAATCGGATGTAAAGTAGGTCCTTCTATGAAAGAGGATGAATTAATTCAATTAATTGATACTTTAAATCCTACTAATGAAGCTGGAAGATTAAATCTTATTGTTAGAATGGGTGCAAATAAAGTTGGTGATTTCTTCCCAAAACTTTTACAAAGAGTAAAAGCAGAAGGTAAAAATGTATTATGGTCAAGTGATCCAATGCATGGAAATACAATAAAAGCTGACAATGGATATAAAACTAGAGATTTTGAAGCAATTTTAAGTGAAGTAAAACAATTTTTTCAAATCCATAAAGCAGAAGGTACTTATGCAGGTGGAATTCATCTTGAAATGACAGGACAAAATGTAACGGAATGTACAGGAAGTGCATCTTCTGCTGTAACTCAAGAGAGTCTATCAAGTAGATATCATACTCAATGTGACCCAAGATTAAATGCTGATCAGGCTTTAGAGTTATCATTTATGATTGCTGATACTTTAAAAGAAGCAAGAAAAGATTTAGCGTAA
- a CDS encoding outer membrane protein OmpK, translating to MKNLIVRVTLVVFLFVINVFPKDINNITNSHWETLHLYHGENQKAGPFAFDDNYVEFEFGGRYEWLDLYGYIDFIDALNSSTSDKHGQNNFFADIEPRISIDYLTNTDLSYGALQELFIAFDIYYADEPNGDGLKIVWMGLGSDIDIPWLGISGVNFYTRYVEENYGASNENSFDGYVAHINWFKPLYNFTDSRFLSFQGYLDYEFGSDLDNNSFERQYRTSDSLQSYLGLWVHDKKWTIGYGLKVYKNMTQWKDGEVLNGKETKTSGYAHYFNIGYKF from the coding sequence ATGAAAAATCTCATAGTAAGAGTTACTTTAGTTGTATTTCTTTTTGTAATAAATGTTTTTCCAAAAGATATTAATAATATTACTAATTCACATTGGGAAACTTTACATCTTTACCATGGGGAAAATCAAAAAGCAGGTCCTTTTGCATTTGATGATAATTATGTAGAGTTTGAATTTGGTGGAAGATATGAATGGTTAGATTTATATGGATATATAGATTTTATAGATGCTTTAAACAGTTCAACAAGTGATAAGCATGGACAAAATAACTTCTTTGCAGATATTGAACCAAGGATTTCAATAGACTATTTAACAAATACTGATTTATCTTATGGTGCTTTACAAGAGTTATTTATCGCTTTTGATATCTATTATGCAGATGAGCCAAATGGAGATGGATTAAAGATAGTTTGGATGGGATTAGGAAGTGATATAGATATTCCATGGCTTGGAATTAGTGGTGTGAATTTTTATACTAGATATGTAGAAGAAAATTATGGTGCAAGTAATGAAAATAGTTTTGATGGATATGTTGCTCATATAAATTGGTTTAAACCTTTATATAATTTTACGGATTCAAGATTTTTATCTTTTCAAGGTTATTTAGATTATGAGTTTGGAAGTGATTTAGATAATAACAGTTTTGAAAGACAATATAGAACAAGTGATTCATTACAATCTTATTTAGGACTTTGGGTACATGATAAAAAATGGACTATTGGATATGGACTAAAAGTTTATAAAAATATGACTCAATGGAAAGATGGTGAAGTTTTAAATGGTAAAGAGACAAAAACTTCTGGATATGCTCACTATTTTAATATAGGATATAAATTTTAA
- a CDS encoding arsenate reductase family protein, producing MITVYGIKTCGSVRNALKFFKDNNIEVEFFDFKKETPSADKIKIWTTKADINVLFNNKGTKYKTLNLKELNLDDNGKYEWLCKEPLLFKRPVIEFDDKLVVAWDEELYKKTFL from the coding sequence ATGATTACAGTTTACGGTATAAAAACTTGTGGAAGTGTAAGAAATGCTTTAAAATTTTTCAAAGACAATAATATCGAAGTTGAATTTTTTGATTTCAAAAAAGAGACTCCAAGTGCAGATAAAATAAAGATTTGGACTACAAAAGCTGATATAAATGTTCTTTTTAATAACAAAGGTACAAAATATAAAACATTAAATCTAAAAGAGTTAAATCTTGATGATAATGGAAAATATGAATGGCTTTGTAAAGAACCATTACTTTTTAAAAGACCAGTTATTGAATTTGATGATAAATTAGTTGTAGCTTGGGATGAAGAGCTTTATAAAAAAACTTTTTTATAG
- the gatC gene encoding Asp-tRNA(Asn)/Glu-tRNA(Gln) amidotransferase subunit GatC, with amino-acid sequence MTVDDKLIAKLEKLSSLEVDDSKKEKLKSELADIINFVENLNDIDVSHIEATFTTIEGGTPLREDVSVQNLELSNQILKNAPKSEDGYFIVPKIIE; translated from the coding sequence ATGACTGTTGATGATAAATTAATTGCAAAATTAGAAAAATTATCAAGTTTAGAGGTTGATGATTCGAAAAAAGAAAAATTAAAATCAGAATTGGCTGATATTATTAACTTCGTTGAAAATTTAAATGATATAGATGTAAGTCATATCGAAGCTACATTTACTACAATTGAAGGTGGAACACCTTTAAGAGAAGATGTTTCAGTTCAAAATTTAGAATTATCAAATCAAATTTTAAAAAATGCTCCAAAATCTGAAGATGGATACTTTATAGTTCCAAAAATCATTGAATAG